In one Polaribacter sp. ALD11 genomic region, the following are encoded:
- a CDS encoding type 1 glutamine amidotransferase domain-containing protein, with protein sequence MKITKIIALALTIVTASSCKDSKNKTASEKVSEEEITIKKDKKMNILFVLTSHDKLGDTGKKTGFWVEEFANPYYTLLDKGATITIATPKGGAAPIDPSSDSPDAATEATARFDKDTEAKERIANTKKLSDMNADDFDAVFYPGGHGPLWDLATDATSIALIEKFNSQEKPVAFVCHAPAALKDVKNTDGTPLVKGKKVTGFTNTEEAAVGLTEVVPFLVEDMLTKNGGIYSKKEDWAAYAIQDGNLITGQNPASSELVAEKLLESLK encoded by the coding sequence ATGAAAATAACAAAAATAATAGCCTTAGCGCTAACAATTGTAACAGCATCTAGCTGTAAAGATTCAAAAAATAAAACAGCTTCTGAAAAAGTTTCAGAAGAAGAAATAACAATTAAAAAAGATAAAAAAATGAACATATTATTTGTTTTAACATCTCATGATAAATTAGGAGATACAGGAAAAAAAACAGGATTTTGGGTAGAAGAATTCGCAAACCCATATTATACATTACTAGATAAAGGCGCTACAATTACAATTGCAACACCAAAAGGAGGCGCTGCACCTATCGATCCAAGTAGCGATTCGCCAGATGCTGCTACAGAGGCAACTGCACGTTTTGATAAAGACACAGAAGCTAAAGAAAGAATTGCAAATACTAAGAAATTATCTGACATGAATGCTGATGATTTTGATGCCGTATTTTATCCTGGAGGTCACGGACCGTTATGGGATTTAGCAACCGATGCTACTTCAATTGCTTTAATTGAAAAATTTAATAGTCAAGAAAAACCAGTTGCATTTGTATGTCATGCACCTGCTGCTTTAAAAGATGTAAAGAATACTGATGGTACACCTTTAGTGAAAGGTAAAAAAGTAACAGGTTTTACCAATACAGAAGAAGCTGCTGTTGGTTTAACAGAAGTTGTTCCTTTTTTAGTTGAAGATATGCTTACTAAAAATGGCGGAATCTATTCTAAAAAAGAAGATTGGGCAGCTTACGCAATTCAAGACGGAAATTTAATTACAGGTCAAAACCCTGCTTCCTCTGAATTAGTTGCTGAAAAATTACTAGAAAGTTTAAAATAA
- a CDS encoding Crp/Fnr family transcriptional regulator yields the protein MEQIKAYIDQIATISKEDWTFFASKLKRSTIPKKTIFLKINEIENHISFIESGVVRLYIPKENPEKEITFGFSFKDQFISAYDSFLTQKPSLYQLQALTETSLLSISYQDLQEVYKTTQIGNLIGRLTAERLFLIKSKREQNLLNLTAEERYLKLFKERPELIKIIPLKYISSYIGVTAQALSRIRKRL from the coding sequence TTGGAGCAAATAAAGGCATACATAGATCAAATAGCGACGATATCTAAAGAAGATTGGACTTTCTTTGCGTCTAAATTAAAACGTAGCACAATTCCGAAGAAAACTATCTTTTTAAAAATAAATGAAATAGAAAATCATATTTCTTTTATTGAATCTGGTGTTGTGCGTTTATACATTCCTAAAGAAAATCCTGAAAAAGAAATTACTTTTGGTTTTAGTTTTAAAGATCAATTTATAAGTGCTTACGATTCCTTTTTAACTCAAAAACCTTCTTTATATCAATTACAAGCACTTACAGAAACAAGTCTTTTAAGTATTTCATACCAAGATTTACAAGAGGTTTACAAAACAACTCAAATTGGTAATTTAATTGGAAGATTAACCGCTGAACGTCTTTTTCTAATAAAATCTAAACGAGAACAAAACTTATTAAATCTTACTGCAGAAGAACGGTATTTAAAATTATTTAAAGAACGCCCAGAGCTTATAAAAATAATTCCTTTAAAATATATTAGCTCTTATATTGGTGTTACTGCACAAGCTTTAAGTAGAATTAGAAAGCGTTTATAA
- a CDS encoding EamA family transporter: MWMYLGLLAALFLGLHNLCKKHAVQGNEVFPVLFGTILSGFLLLLPFFIGSLYYPEFTKEIGFHITTLPWKTHGFIFIKSMIMAASWILAYQALKHLPITIVAPIRSAGPFFTFIGAILIYNEQPTFLQWIGFFLIILSVLLYSRVGKKEGIIFKRNKWIFAIIGATFLGASSGLYDKFLIQSLALNPQTLQFWFCWYTVLILFVILSITWFPYAVKRKAFKFRWTIIAVGILLQAADYFYFKALQDPDALIMLLSAIKRSQLIIAVVVGGLLFKEKNKRKKLVPLAGIMIGIFLILYSASS; encoded by the coding sequence ATGTGGATGTATTTAGGTTTATTAGCAGCACTTTTTTTAGGATTACACAATTTATGTAAGAAACATGCAGTACAAGGAAATGAAGTTTTTCCGGTACTTTTTGGAACAATTCTTTCTGGTTTTTTACTATTACTTCCTTTTTTTATAGGTTCTCTCTATTATCCTGAATTTACAAAGGAAATAGGGTTTCATATAACTACACTTCCTTGGAAAACACATGGTTTTATTTTTATAAAATCGATGATTATGGCAGCTTCTTGGATTTTAGCGTATCAAGCTTTAAAACACTTACCTATTACCATTGTTGCTCCTATTCGTTCTGCGGGTCCGTTTTTTACATTTATCGGTGCTATTTTAATTTATAACGAACAACCTACTTTTTTACAATGGATTGGTTTTTTTCTTATCATTTTATCTGTATTACTCTATTCTAGAGTAGGAAAAAAAGAAGGTATTATTTTTAAACGAAATAAATGGATATTCGCTATTATTGGTGCAACCTTTTTAGGTGCTTCTAGTGGATTGTATGACAAATTTTTAATTCAGAGTTTGGCCTTGAATCCGCAGACATTACAATTTTGGTTTTGTTGGTATACCGTTTTAATTTTGTTCGTTATTTTATCGATTACTTGGTTTCCTTATGCAGTAAAAAGAAAGGCTTTCAAGTTCCGCTGGACTATTATCGCTGTAGGAATTTTATTACAAGCTGCAGATTATTTTTATTTTAAAGCACTACAAGATCCAGATGCATTAATTATGTTATTATCTGCAATAAAACGTAGTCAGTTAATAATTGCGGTAGTTGTTGGTGGTTTGTTATTTAAAGAGAAAAATAAACGTAAAAAATTAGTACCATTAGCAGGTATTATGATTGGAATATTTTTGATTTTATATTCCGCTAGCTCCTAA